A region of Lycium barbarum isolate Lr01 chromosome 1, ASM1917538v2, whole genome shotgun sequence DNA encodes the following proteins:
- the LOC132604193 gene encoding transcription factor TGA9 isoform X1: MASQGIGETGLTDSGPSHHHNMPYTVFRGLNPASSSFMYHSTPNNQEGPGFDFGELEEAFVLQGFKISNDEAKASLYAAATGKPAATLEMFPSWPMRFQQTPRENSKSREESTDSGSLSSRAQPHFEPESPISRKALEQQEQQQQQQPLQDMASHNPTTELVSKSNSEKKKGAASTSERILDAKTLRRLAQNREAAKKSRIRKKAYVQQLETSRIRLSQLEQELQRASSQGIFLGGGTAAGSNISSGAAIFDMEYSRWLEDDQRHMSELRTALQAHLSDGDLRLIVDGYVAHYDEIFSLKGVAAKTDVFHLITGMWKTPAERCFLWMGGFRPSELIKVLIGQLDPLTEQQVVGIYSLQQSSQQAEEALSQGLEQLQQSLIDTVATASLNDGMHHMALALGKLSNLEGFVRQADNLRQQMLHQLHRILTVRQAARCFLVIGEYYGRLRALSSLWVSRPRETLIADDSSCQTATGLQMVQSSQNHFSNF, encoded by the exons ATGGCGAGTCAAGGAATTGGAGAGACTGGTTTAACAGATTCAGGGCCATCACACCACCACAATATGCCATATACAGTTTTTAGAGGGCTAAATCCTGCTAGCTCAAGCTTCATGTACCATTCTACTCCCaa TAATCAAGAAGGACCCGGTTTTGATTTTGGAGAGCTAGAAGAAGCTTTTGTACTGCAAGGATTTAAGATCAGTAATGATGAAGCTAAAGCAT CTTTATATGCAGCAGCCACAGGGAAGCCTGCTGCAACACTGGAGATGTTCCCTTCTTGGCCTATGAGATTCCAACAGACCCCAAGA GAAAACTCAAAATCAAGAGAAGAGAGTACTGATTCAGGTTCACTTTCAAGTAGAGCTCAACCCCATTTTGAGCCAGAATCTCCCATCAGTAGAAAGGCCCTTGAACAGCAagaacaacaacagcaacagcaACCACTTCAAGATATGGCAAGTCATAATCCAACAACTGAACTAGTTTCCAAGTCCAACAGTGAAAAG AAAAAGGGTGCTGCTTCAACCTCAGAGAGGATACTTGATGCTAAG ACATTAAGACGTTTAGCTCAAAATAGAGAAGCAGCAAAGAAAAGCAGGATAAGAAAAAAG GCTTATGTACAACAACTAGAAACAAGTAGAATAAGACTTTCTCAGCTAGAACAAGAACTTCAAAGGGCTAGCTCTCAG GGGATTTTCTTGGGAGGAGGTACTGCTGCTGGTTCCAATATCAGCTCTG GTGCTGCAATATTTGACATGGAATATTCAAGGTGGTTGGAGGATGATCAGAGGCACATGTCCGAGCTTCGAACTGCATTGCAAGCACATTTATCAGATGGTGATCTTAGATTAATAGTTGATGGTTACGTAGCTCATTACGACGAAATTTTCAGCCTGAAGGGAGTCGCAGCAAAAACTGATGTGTTTCACCTAATCACTGGAATGTGGAAAACTCCAGCTGAACGCTGCTTCCTTTGGATGGGTGGCTTTAGGCCCTCTGAACTTATCAAG GTGTTGATTGGACAATTGGACCCTTTAACAGAGCAACAAGTAGTTGGAATTTATAGCCTCCAACAATCTTCTCAACAGGCAGAGGAAGCCCTTTCACAGGGACTGGAACAACTCCAACAATCTTTAATTGATACTGTTGCCACTGCTTCTCTCAATGATGGCATGCATCATATGGCTCTTGCATTGGGCAAACTTTCCAATCTTGAAGGATTTGTTCGTCAG GCCGATAATTTGAGACAACAAATGTTGCATCAATTACACAGAATATTAACGGTTAGGCAAGCAGCCAGATGTTTCTTGGTGATTGGAGAATATTATGGTCGACTTCGTGCTCTAAGTTCTCTATGGGTATCTCGTCCACGAGA GACACTGATCGCGGACGATAGTTCTTGTCAAACAGCAACGGGGTTACAAATGGTACAATCCTCTCAGAACCACTTCTCAAATTTTTGA
- the LOC132604193 gene encoding transcription factor TGA9 isoform X2 yields the protein MASQGIGETGLTDSGPSHHHNMPYTVFRGLNPASSSFINQEGPGFDFGELEEAFVLQGFKISNDEAKASLYAAATGKPAATLEMFPSWPMRFQQTPRENSKSREESTDSGSLSSRAQPHFEPESPISRKALEQQEQQQQQQPLQDMASHNPTTELVSKSNSEKKKGAASTSERILDAKTLRRLAQNREAAKKSRIRKKAYVQQLETSRIRLSQLEQELQRASSQGIFLGGGTAAGSNISSGAAIFDMEYSRWLEDDQRHMSELRTALQAHLSDGDLRLIVDGYVAHYDEIFSLKGVAAKTDVFHLITGMWKTPAERCFLWMGGFRPSELIKVLIGQLDPLTEQQVVGIYSLQQSSQQAEEALSQGLEQLQQSLIDTVATASLNDGMHHMALALGKLSNLEGFVRQADNLRQQMLHQLHRILTVRQAARCFLVIGEYYGRLRALSSLWVSRPRETLIADDSSCQTATGLQMVQSSQNHFSNF from the exons ATGGCGAGTCAAGGAATTGGAGAGACTGGTTTAACAGATTCAGGGCCATCACACCACCACAATATGCCATATACAGTTTTTAGAGGGCTAAATCCTGCTAGCTCAAGCTTCAT TAATCAAGAAGGACCCGGTTTTGATTTTGGAGAGCTAGAAGAAGCTTTTGTACTGCAAGGATTTAAGATCAGTAATGATGAAGCTAAAGCAT CTTTATATGCAGCAGCCACAGGGAAGCCTGCTGCAACACTGGAGATGTTCCCTTCTTGGCCTATGAGATTCCAACAGACCCCAAGA GAAAACTCAAAATCAAGAGAAGAGAGTACTGATTCAGGTTCACTTTCAAGTAGAGCTCAACCCCATTTTGAGCCAGAATCTCCCATCAGTAGAAAGGCCCTTGAACAGCAagaacaacaacagcaacagcaACCACTTCAAGATATGGCAAGTCATAATCCAACAACTGAACTAGTTTCCAAGTCCAACAGTGAAAAG AAAAAGGGTGCTGCTTCAACCTCAGAGAGGATACTTGATGCTAAG ACATTAAGACGTTTAGCTCAAAATAGAGAAGCAGCAAAGAAAAGCAGGATAAGAAAAAAG GCTTATGTACAACAACTAGAAACAAGTAGAATAAGACTTTCTCAGCTAGAACAAGAACTTCAAAGGGCTAGCTCTCAG GGGATTTTCTTGGGAGGAGGTACTGCTGCTGGTTCCAATATCAGCTCTG GTGCTGCAATATTTGACATGGAATATTCAAGGTGGTTGGAGGATGATCAGAGGCACATGTCCGAGCTTCGAACTGCATTGCAAGCACATTTATCAGATGGTGATCTTAGATTAATAGTTGATGGTTACGTAGCTCATTACGACGAAATTTTCAGCCTGAAGGGAGTCGCAGCAAAAACTGATGTGTTTCACCTAATCACTGGAATGTGGAAAACTCCAGCTGAACGCTGCTTCCTTTGGATGGGTGGCTTTAGGCCCTCTGAACTTATCAAG GTGTTGATTGGACAATTGGACCCTTTAACAGAGCAACAAGTAGTTGGAATTTATAGCCTCCAACAATCTTCTCAACAGGCAGAGGAAGCCCTTTCACAGGGACTGGAACAACTCCAACAATCTTTAATTGATACTGTTGCCACTGCTTCTCTCAATGATGGCATGCATCATATGGCTCTTGCATTGGGCAAACTTTCCAATCTTGAAGGATTTGTTCGTCAG GCCGATAATTTGAGACAACAAATGTTGCATCAATTACACAGAATATTAACGGTTAGGCAAGCAGCCAGATGTTTCTTGGTGATTGGAGAATATTATGGTCGACTTCGTGCTCTAAGTTCTCTATGGGTATCTCGTCCACGAGA GACACTGATCGCGGACGATAGTTCTTGTCAAACAGCAACGGGGTTACAAATGGTACAATCCTCTCAGAACCACTTCTCAAATTTTTGA
- the LOC132604193 gene encoding transcription factor TGA9 isoform X3, giving the protein MASQGIGETGLTDSGPSHHHNMPYTVFRGLNPASSSFMYHSTPNNQEGPGFDFGELEEAFVLQGFKISNDEAKASLYAAATGKPAATLEMFPSWPMRFQQTPRENSKSREESTDSGSLSSRAQPHFEPESPISRKALEQQEQQQQQQPLQDMASHNPTTELVSKSNSEKTLRRLAQNREAAKKSRIRKKAYVQQLETSRIRLSQLEQELQRASSQGIFLGGGTAAGSNISSGAAIFDMEYSRWLEDDQRHMSELRTALQAHLSDGDLRLIVDGYVAHYDEIFSLKGVAAKTDVFHLITGMWKTPAERCFLWMGGFRPSELIKVLIGQLDPLTEQQVVGIYSLQQSSQQAEEALSQGLEQLQQSLIDTVATASLNDGMHHMALALGKLSNLEGFVRQADNLRQQMLHQLHRILTVRQAARCFLVIGEYYGRLRALSSLWVSRPRETLIADDSSCQTATGLQMVQSSQNHFSNF; this is encoded by the exons ATGGCGAGTCAAGGAATTGGAGAGACTGGTTTAACAGATTCAGGGCCATCACACCACCACAATATGCCATATACAGTTTTTAGAGGGCTAAATCCTGCTAGCTCAAGCTTCATGTACCATTCTACTCCCaa TAATCAAGAAGGACCCGGTTTTGATTTTGGAGAGCTAGAAGAAGCTTTTGTACTGCAAGGATTTAAGATCAGTAATGATGAAGCTAAAGCAT CTTTATATGCAGCAGCCACAGGGAAGCCTGCTGCAACACTGGAGATGTTCCCTTCTTGGCCTATGAGATTCCAACAGACCCCAAGA GAAAACTCAAAATCAAGAGAAGAGAGTACTGATTCAGGTTCACTTTCAAGTAGAGCTCAACCCCATTTTGAGCCAGAATCTCCCATCAGTAGAAAGGCCCTTGAACAGCAagaacaacaacagcaacagcaACCACTTCAAGATATGGCAAGTCATAATCCAACAACTGAACTAGTTTCCAAGTCCAACAGTGAAAAG ACATTAAGACGTTTAGCTCAAAATAGAGAAGCAGCAAAGAAAAGCAGGATAAGAAAAAAG GCTTATGTACAACAACTAGAAACAAGTAGAATAAGACTTTCTCAGCTAGAACAAGAACTTCAAAGGGCTAGCTCTCAG GGGATTTTCTTGGGAGGAGGTACTGCTGCTGGTTCCAATATCAGCTCTG GTGCTGCAATATTTGACATGGAATATTCAAGGTGGTTGGAGGATGATCAGAGGCACATGTCCGAGCTTCGAACTGCATTGCAAGCACATTTATCAGATGGTGATCTTAGATTAATAGTTGATGGTTACGTAGCTCATTACGACGAAATTTTCAGCCTGAAGGGAGTCGCAGCAAAAACTGATGTGTTTCACCTAATCACTGGAATGTGGAAAACTCCAGCTGAACGCTGCTTCCTTTGGATGGGTGGCTTTAGGCCCTCTGAACTTATCAAG GTGTTGATTGGACAATTGGACCCTTTAACAGAGCAACAAGTAGTTGGAATTTATAGCCTCCAACAATCTTCTCAACAGGCAGAGGAAGCCCTTTCACAGGGACTGGAACAACTCCAACAATCTTTAATTGATACTGTTGCCACTGCTTCTCTCAATGATGGCATGCATCATATGGCTCTTGCATTGGGCAAACTTTCCAATCTTGAAGGATTTGTTCGTCAG GCCGATAATTTGAGACAACAAATGTTGCATCAATTACACAGAATATTAACGGTTAGGCAAGCAGCCAGATGTTTCTTGGTGATTGGAGAATATTATGGTCGACTTCGTGCTCTAAGTTCTCTATGGGTATCTCGTCCACGAGA GACACTGATCGCGGACGATAGTTCTTGTCAAACAGCAACGGGGTTACAAATGGTACAATCCTCTCAGAACCACTTCTCAAATTTTTGA